A genomic window from Flintibacter sp. KGMB00164 includes:
- a CDS encoding thioesterase: MSVEVGIKGRAEDVVSEKNTAQAACSGALPVFGTPFMTALMEKAAWTSIAPYLAPGESTVGTKLDVSHDSASPIGIKVWAESEVTEVDGKRIELKVAAYDEKGMIGHGTHQRFIVTDERFLAKTAKKLEG, translated from the coding sequence ATGTCCGTGGAAGTTGGAATCAAGGGCCGCGCCGAAGACGTGGTCAGCGAGAAGAACACCGCCCAGGCCGCCTGCTCCGGCGCTCTGCCTGTATTCGGCACCCCCTTTATGACCGCCCTGATGGAGAAGGCCGCCTGGACCTCCATCGCCCCTTACCTGGCCCCCGGCGAGAGCACCGTAGGCACCAAGCTGGACGTGAGCCACGACTCCGCCTCCCCCATCGGCATCAAGGTGTGGGCTGAGAGCGAGGTCACCGAGGTGGACGGCAAGCGCATTGAGCTGAAGGTCGCCGCCTATGACGAAAAGGGCATGATCGGCCACGGCACGCACCAGCGCTTCATCGTCACTGACGAGCGCTTCCTGGCCAAGACCGCCAAGAAGCTGGAGGGCTGA
- a CDS encoding YbaK/EbsC family protein has translation MSIERVRAYFKELGREGDILEFPVSSATVELAAQAVGVIPARIAKTLSFLVEGKCVLIVAAGDAKVDNSKYKGLFHTKAKMLTPEQAVEMTGHAVGGVCPFANPEGVETYLDVSLQRFDTVFPAAGSSNSAIELTCKELEEYSHSRGWIDVCKAWQENG, from the coding sequence ATGTCCATCGAGCGGGTGCGGGCCTACTTTAAGGAGTTGGGCCGAGAGGGCGATATTCTGGAATTTCCCGTCTCCAGCGCCACGGTGGAACTGGCCGCCCAGGCGGTGGGCGTGATCCCCGCCCGGATCGCCAAGACCCTCTCCTTCCTGGTAGAGGGCAAGTGCGTGCTTATCGTGGCCGCGGGAGATGCCAAGGTGGACAACAGCAAGTACAAGGGACTGTTCCACACCAAGGCCAAGATGCTTACCCCGGAGCAGGCCGTGGAGATGACCGGCCACGCCGTAGGTGGTGTGTGTCCCTTCGCCAACCCGGAAGGAGTGGAGACCTACCTGGACGTGTCTCTCCAGAGGTTTGACACCGTATTCCCCGCTGCGGGCAGCTCCAACTCCGCCATTGAGCTCACCTGCAAGGAGCTGGAGGAGTACTCCCACAGCCGAGGCTGGATCGATGTATGCAAAGCCTGGCAGGAAAATGGCTAA
- a CDS encoding LysM peptidoglycan-binding domain-containing protein, translating into MDIHVVRPGDTLYSIAQQYGVSMARLLEDNDPPDPARLSVGQTLVVRYPRQVYRVRSGDTLSSIARVHDLTVRQLWQRNPGLGGGSTIYLGQELVLSYRQTPLGKLAAGGYAQPDIDPGLLRSTLPCISDLAPFTYGFTPQGELTALNDTALLSAAKSVGVRPWLHLSTLTASGTFSNQLSHAVFTDLQAQNRLIANLEETVRRKGYQGVDVDFEFVLPEDANRYPEFIANLRESFAPLGIPVMVALVPKTSADQKGDFYQGHNYRLLGAAADYVFLMTYEWGYSYGPPMAVAPLDQVTRVVDYALTEIPKEKIWMGMPNYGYDWKVPYQKDTMARSISNQQAIALAQKYYAAIRFDAAAQSPWFRYVDGDGQEHEVWFEDARSVRAKLELVHSRGLYGVSYWNLMRPFPQNWTVLTTLYEIED; encoded by the coding sequence ATGGATATCCATGTGGTCCGTCCTGGGGATACCCTCTACTCCATTGCGCAGCAGTATGGTGTTTCCATGGCCCGGCTGCTGGAGGACAACGATCCGCCCGACCCGGCGCGTTTATCCGTGGGTCAGACCCTGGTGGTACGCTACCCCAGGCAGGTGTACCGGGTCCGTTCCGGAGATACTCTGTCCTCCATTGCCCGCGTCCATGACCTGACTGTCCGTCAGCTGTGGCAGCGAAACCCCGGCCTGGGCGGCGGCAGCACCATCTACCTCGGCCAGGAGCTGGTCCTCTCCTACCGTCAGACTCCTCTGGGCAAGCTGGCGGCCGGTGGTTACGCCCAGCCTGACATCGACCCGGGGCTACTCCGCTCCACCCTGCCCTGCATCTCCGACCTGGCTCCCTTTACCTATGGCTTTACCCCCCAGGGCGAGCTGACCGCCTTAAACGACACCGCTCTGCTCTCCGCTGCCAAGTCCGTGGGGGTGCGCCCCTGGCTCCATCTGTCCACCCTCACCGCCTCCGGTACCTTCTCAAACCAGCTCTCCCACGCGGTCTTTACCGACCTCCAAGCCCAGAACCGGCTGATTGCCAATCTGGAGGAGACCGTGCGGCGCAAAGGCTATCAGGGGGTGGATGTGGACTTTGAGTTTGTCCTCCCCGAGGACGCCAACCGCTACCCGGAGTTTATCGCCAATCTGCGGGAGAGTTTCGCTCCCCTGGGGATCCCGGTCATGGTAGCACTGGTGCCCAAGACCAGCGCAGACCAGAAGGGCGACTTCTATCAGGGCCATAACTACCGCCTGCTGGGCGCGGCGGCAGACTATGTGTTCCTTATGACCTATGAGTGGGGCTATAGCTACGGCCCTCCCATGGCGGTGGCCCCTCTGGACCAGGTCACCCGGGTGGTGGATTACGCCCTCACTGAAATCCCGAAGGAAAAAATCTGGATGGGCATGCCCAATTACGGCTACGACTGGAAGGTGCCCTATCAAAAGGACACCATGGCCCGTTCCATCTCCAACCAGCAGGCCATTGCTCTGGCCCAAAAGTACTACGCTGCCATCCGCTTCGATGCCGCCGCTCAGTCCCCCTGGTTCCGGTATGTGGACGGAGACGGTCAGGAACACGAGGTTTGGTTTGAGGATGCCCGGAGCGTACGTGCCAAGCTGGAACTGGTCCACAGCCGGGGGCTCTACGGGGTGAGCTACTGGAACCTGATGCGCCCCTTCCCCCAGAACTGGACGGTGCTGACCACCCTCTACGAAATCGAAGACTAG
- a CDS encoding DUF4349 domain-containing protein, producing the protein MKRMLALLMTLMLLTGLCACGAGSSGASGDTAASSSGGATNEMTGTDSGWSNGSTQDAPQESEGQSSASVYQDAKLIRRAYLQVQTETFDQAVQTLEKMVAECGGYFQSASVEGGSLRNQNATRWGNYTIRLPQEQFDTFLGRTGELGYVTSQSENSENVSQQYYDTEARLKAQRTKQERLLSLLEKADSMETIVALEDALSEVEYEIESLTTSLNEYDSLISYSTIELTLDEVKTITTTPGERDSLGARMAAGVQSSFRGLINGSKELLVMLSYNLVLVLVVIVIAVAAVVILRKKGMISWKRKGPGDGPGTPTV; encoded by the coding sequence ATGAAACGAATGCTTGCTTTGCTTATGACCCTGATGCTCCTTACCGGATTGTGTGCCTGCGGCGCCGGAAGCAGCGGAGCCAGCGGAGACACTGCCGCCTCGTCCAGCGGCGGGGCCACCAATGAGATGACCGGGACAGACTCCGGTTGGAGCAACGGGAGTACCCAGGACGCACCGCAGGAGTCGGAGGGCCAGAGCAGCGCCTCAGTCTACCAGGACGCCAAGCTCATCCGCCGGGCCTATCTTCAGGTCCAGACCGAGACCTTTGATCAGGCAGTCCAGACCCTGGAGAAGATGGTGGCCGAGTGCGGCGGCTACTTCCAGAGTGCCAGTGTGGAGGGCGGAAGTCTGCGCAACCAGAACGCCACACGGTGGGGCAACTACACCATCCGTCTGCCCCAGGAGCAGTTTGATACCTTCCTGGGCCGCACCGGGGAGCTGGGCTACGTGACCAGCCAGAGCGAGAACAGCGAAAACGTAAGCCAGCAGTACTACGACACGGAGGCTCGCCTGAAGGCTCAGCGCACCAAGCAGGAGCGGCTGCTCTCCCTGCTGGAGAAGGCGGACAGTATGGAGACCATCGTGGCTCTGGAGGATGCCCTGAGCGAGGTAGAGTACGAGATTGAGAGCCTCACCACCTCTCTTAATGAATACGACAGTCTCATTAGCTACTCCACCATTGAGCTCACTCTGGATGAGGTCAAGACCATCACCACCACCCCCGGGGAGCGGGACAGTCTGGGCGCGCGTATGGCGGCCGGTGTTCAGTCCAGCTTCCGGGGCCTCATCAATGGCAGTAAGGAACTGCTGGTGATGCTGTCCTACAACCTGGTGCTGGTCCTGGTGGTCATTGTGATTGCTGTGGCTGCCGTGGTGATCCTCCGGAAAAAGGGAATGATCTCCTGGAAAAGAAAGGGGCCGGGCGACGGTCCTGGAACTCCAACGGTATAA
- a CDS encoding N-acetylmuramoyl-L-alanine amidase, with the protein MPIIYLSPSTQEKNYYVNGGTEEQYMNLLADKMVPYLNASGIRYSRNTPEMTAVSSIAASNAGNYDLHLALHSNAAPEGKYGSARGIIVFYYPGSQEGQRAATIIANNLKSIYPLPNLVRAEATTSIGEVRRVRAPAVFLELGYHDNQEDAAWIKQNLDAVAKNLVMSLCDFFDIPFLDPSTSRSGRVDVDWGVLNIRARPDLEAPILAQAPDGSPLTILNQSGGWYLINYAGTIGYAKDDFVTLN; encoded by the coding sequence ATGCCTATTATCTATCTCTCTCCCTCCACCCAGGAGAAAAACTACTATGTCAACGGCGGCACCGAAGAACAGTACATGAATCTGCTGGCCGACAAAATGGTGCCCTATCTCAACGCCTCAGGTATCCGCTACTCCCGCAATACCCCGGAGATGACCGCGGTGTCCTCCATCGCCGCCTCCAACGCAGGCAACTACGACCTGCACCTGGCCCTCCACTCCAATGCCGCCCCCGAGGGAAAGTACGGCAGCGCCCGGGGCATCATTGTTTTCTACTACCCCGGCAGCCAGGAGGGGCAGCGGGCGGCCACCATCATCGCCAACAACTTAAAGAGCATCTACCCCCTGCCCAACCTGGTCCGCGCCGAGGCCACCACCTCCATCGGCGAGGTGCGCCGGGTGCGGGCCCCGGCAGTCTTTCTGGAGCTGGGCTACCACGATAACCAAGAGGATGCGGCCTGGATTAAGCAGAATCTGGACGCGGTAGCTAAAAATCTGGTCATGTCCCTGTGCGACTTCTTCGACATCCCCTTCCTGGATCCCTCCACCAGCCGCTCGGGCCGGGTGGATGTGGACTGGGGGGTACTGAACATCCGCGCCCGCCCCGACCTGGAGGCTCCCATCCTGGCCCAGGCTCCCGATGGCTCCCCTCTTACCATCCTCAACCAGTCCGGAGGCTGGTATCTGATAAACTATGCGGGGACCATCGGCTACGCCAAAGACGACTTTGTCACCCTGAATTAA